A window of the Candidatus Omnitrophota bacterium genome harbors these coding sequences:
- a CDS encoding GDP-mannose 4,6-dehydratase, whose product MKVLITGGAGFIGSHLTETLLSSGNKVCILDNLSTGRIENVASFKTNPNLELVIGTVLNEVLVDKLVERCDVIFHLAAAVGVELIVKKPLESLTTNIKGSETVLEMAHRYNKKILITSTSEIYGKNVNGPLKEDDDRILGSPLKTRWSYSTAKAVDEMLAYVYWKEKQVPSIIVRLFNTVGPRQTGYYGMVMPRFISQALKKEPITVYGTGKQSRCFLHVADVVKALTKLIEEPKAVGDVFNIGSQEEITIEDLAKKIIKITKSNSKIEYIPYEKAYEEGFEDMQKRIPDTSKINKLIGFEPTHSLSEIIEDIVNDLNNKKSK is encoded by the coding sequence ATGAAAGTATTAATTACCGGTGGTGCAGGTTTTATTGGTTCGCATCTGACTGAAACTTTGCTCAGTAGCGGAAACAAGGTTTGTATTTTGGATAATCTTTCAACCGGCAGAATTGAAAATGTTGCAAGTTTTAAAACTAATCCTAATTTAGAGTTGGTTATAGGAACTGTCCTTAATGAAGTCTTGGTTGATAAATTAGTTGAGCGTTGCGATGTGATTTTCCATTTAGCAGCAGCCGTAGGCGTTGAGCTAATCGTTAAAAAGCCTTTAGAGTCACTTACGACAAATATAAAAGGAAGCGAGACTGTCCTTGAGATGGCTCACCGCTATAATAAAAAAATACTTATAACTTCGACTTCTGAAATTTATGGGAAGAATGTTAATGGCCCGTTAAAGGAAGACGATGATAGAATTCTTGGTTCACCTTTAAAAACTCGCTGGAGTTATTCTACTGCTAAAGCTGTTGATGAAATGTTGGCTTACGTGTATTGGAAGGAAAAGCAGGTGCCTTCAATCATTGTGCGGCTTTTTAATACTGTTGGCCCGCGCCAAACCGGGTATTATGGTATGGTTATGCCAAGGTTTATTTCTCAAGCTTTAAAAAAGGAGCCTATTACAGTATACGGAACAGGTAAACAGTCAAGGTGTTTTCTCCATGTTGCAGATGTTGTAAAAGCATTAACAAAATTAATTGAAGAGCCGAAAGCAGTAGGAGATGTTTTTAATATTGGCAGTCAAGAGGAGATAACTATAGAAGATTTAGCAAAAAAGATTATTAAAATTACGAAAAGTAATTCAAAGATAGAGTATATCCCCTATGAAAAAGCATACGAGGAAGGTTTCGAAGACATGCAAAAAAGAATTCCTGATACATCTAAAATAAATAAACTAATCGGTTTTGAACCAACGCATTCATTATCTGAGATTATTGAAGATATAGTTAACGATCTGAATAATAAAAAGTCTAAGTAG
- a CDS encoding glycosyltransferase family 4 protein codes for MNKIKVLRIIARLNIGGPAIHVILLSEGLNKDQFVSLLVSGSVSPNEGDMSYLLKGKNISLSFIPELSRELNLLNDAIALWKIFKIIRKEKPDIIHTHTAKAGTLGRLAGILFNSLVLNPKEKIKLVHTFHGNVLSGYFGRLKTSLFLGIERIFALFTNKIITVSESNKKELISLMICKEDKIEVIKLGFELDKFLEIKPKEDKFLKVGIVGRLVPVKNHKLFIYAAAILLKSYPGNNLAFDVVGDGELSLELKNLALDLKISEKLNFHGWRKDLNNVYSDLDIVALTSINEGTPVSLIEAMASGRAVVATDVGGVRDLLGNRINIEIVPDANFEILERGIIVKPQDVASFAKALILLLQNAQLRKDLGRRARHFAENEFTKERLVNNIENLYNQLICK; via the coding sequence ATGAATAAAATAAAAGTTTTAAGGATAATTGCGAGGCTTAATATCGGCGGGCCTGCAATTCACGTTATTTTGCTTTCTGAAGGCTTAAATAAAGATCAGTTTGTTTCTTTGTTGGTGAGCGGATCTGTAAGCCCGAATGAAGGCGATATGTCTTATCTTCTTAAAGGCAAAAACATCTCTTTGTCATTTATCCCCGAATTAAGCCGAGAATTAAATCTTTTAAATGATGCTATTGCGCTTTGGAAAATCTTTAAAATCATAAGAAAAGAAAAGCCGGATATAATACATACTCATACTGCCAAGGCCGGGACTCTTGGCAGGTTAGCAGGGATTCTTTTTAATTCCCTGGTTTTAAATCCAAAAGAAAAAATTAAACTTGTACATACTTTTCATGGGAACGTATTAAGCGGATATTTTGGCAGGTTAAAAACTTCTTTATTCTTAGGGATTGAAAGAATATTCGCATTGTTCACTAATAAAATAATTACGGTAAGTGAATCAAATAAAAAAGAGCTTATTTCTTTAATGATTTGCAAAGAGGATAAGATTGAAGTTATCAAATTAGGTTTTGAATTGGATAAATTTCTAGAAATCAAGCCAAAAGAAGATAAATTCTTAAAAGTAGGTATTGTTGGTAGGCTTGTTCCGGTAAAAAACCATAAGTTATTTATCTATGCCGCTGCAATTTTGTTAAAGAGTTATCCGGGAAATAATCTTGCTTTTGATGTTGTTGGGGATGGAGAATTATCATTAGAACTTAAAAATCTGGCTTTGGATTTAAAAATTTCAGAAAAGCTTAATTTTCATGGTTGGAGAAAAGATTTGAATAACGTGTATTCAGATTTAGATATAGTTGCTTTGACTTCAATAAATGAAGGGACTCCTGTTTCATTGATTGAAGCAATGGCCAGTGGAAGAGCAGTAGTAGCAACTGATGTCGGGGGAGTCAGGGATTTATTAGGAAACAGGATTAATATTGAGATCGTTCCCGATGCGAATTTTGAGATTCTTGAGCGTGGAATTATTGTTAAGCCGCAAGACGTGGCTAGTTTTGCAAAAGCACTAATTTTATTATTGCAGAATGCGCAGCTAAGAAAAGATCTTGGTAGGCGAGCCAGACATTTTGCTGAAAATGAATTTACTAAAGAAAGACTGGTAAATAATATTGAAAATCTATATAATCAATTAATTTGTAAGTAG
- a CDS encoding O-antigen ligase family protein — protein MSLKKTKIVNILDSITVFSIYIVAFQLPIAKAAIEIFSTLAIVCFIIRKILQREGLERSVINLPIFAYLAICFLSIFISNNLGISTRTFFGKILQDVMFLFIVAETLNTEERLKIFIYIFISSSLLLGIDGIYQFFTHKDFIRNRPYFGIPRIHATFSSANDYGCYLAALLPFSVAVFFEALRRKIKSKYFFIVVFILLFICLMLTVSRGAWFAFLGSILLMSIWVKAIWIIMAVIGIVLLVLNQSFFPYLRERLSNFFVFSDQSSGDRRMMWEAAFKMFLSKPWLGVGIGTFMFNFKNFVSKDYPFTTPYAHNCYLQIASEIGIIGLLAFLLILGAFFYKNIKTLNLRSNNYSWYILLATTASVLGYCVQMVVDTIFYSLDLGILFWLLLGLGIAASRLTIGKTKNIN, from the coding sequence ATGAGTTTGAAAAAAACTAAGATTGTTAATATATTAGATAGCATTACCGTATTTTCAATTTATATCGTTGCATTCCAATTGCCTATTGCAAAAGCAGCAATTGAAATCTTTAGTACTTTGGCAATTGTTTGTTTTATCATTAGAAAGATACTTCAGAGAGAAGGTCTGGAAAGAAGCGTTATTAATTTACCAATTTTTGCGTATTTAGCTATCTGTTTCTTGTCAATTTTTATAAGCAATAATTTAGGCATTAGCACTAGGACCTTCTTTGGGAAGATCTTGCAAGATGTTATGTTTCTTTTTATTGTGGCAGAAACCCTTAATACAGAAGAACGCTTAAAGATTTTTATTTATATTTTTATTTCTTCTTCGCTGCTTTTAGGAATTGATGGAATTTACCAGTTTTTCACGCATAAGGATTTTATTCGTAACCGGCCGTATTTCGGTATTCCAAGGATTCATGCTACATTTTCATCTGCTAATGACTACGGTTGTTATTTAGCAGCACTGCTTCCTTTTAGTGTTGCTGTTTTCTTTGAGGCCTTGCGAAGAAAAATAAAATCTAAATACTTTTTTATAGTTGTTTTTATATTGCTTTTTATTTGTTTAATGCTTACGGTTTCCCGAGGTGCTTGGTTTGCTTTCTTAGGGTCAATTTTATTGATGAGTATTTGGGTTAAAGCCATTTGGATTATTATGGCAGTAATTGGTATAGTCCTGTTAGTTCTAAACCAGTCTTTTTTCCCTTATCTAAGAGAACGCTTGAGCAACTTTTTTGTTTTTTCTGACCAAAGCTCTGGAGATAGAAGAATGATGTGGGAAGCTGCTTTTAAAATGTTTTTGTCAAAACCTTGGCTAGGTGTTGGCATTGGAACGTTCATGTTCAATTTCAAGAATTTTGTTTCTAAAGACTATCCTTTTACAACCCCATATGCTCATAATTGTTATCTTCAGATTGCGTCTGAAATTGGTATTATTGGGCTATTGGCATTTTTGTTGATATTAGGTGCATTTTTTTATAAAAATATTAAAACGCTTAATTTACGTAGCAATAATTACTCTTGGTATATTTTATTAGCTACAACTGCTTCTGTGCTGGGCTATTGTGTACAAATGGTAGTTGATACAATTTTTTATTCTTTGGATTTAGGTATATTATTTTGGCTTCTTCTTGGCTTGGGTATAGCTGCGTCAAGATTAACTATTGGAAAAACTAAGAATATAAACTAA
- the groES gene encoding co-chaperone GroES, with amino-acid sequence MDIRPLGDRVVIKPLEAESKTKGGILLPDTAKEKPQEGKVVAVGKGKVLDSGAVQALEVKVGDKVLYGKYSGNEITTKEGEELLIMKEEDILAIIK; translated from the coding sequence ATGGATATTAGACCATTAGGCGATAGGGTAGTAATTAAGCCTTTAGAGGCTGAATCTAAAACCAAAGGAGGCATTTTACTTCCTGATACTGCTAAAGAAAAACCGCAAGAGGGTAAAGTAGTTGCTGTAGGAAAAGGTAAGGTTCTGGATAGCGGAGCTGTGCAGGCTTTGGAGGTAAAAGTTGGTGATAAGGTATTATACGGAAAATATTCCGGTAATGAAATCACGACTAAAGAAGGCGAAGAATTATTGATTATGAAAGAAGAAGATATTTTAGCAATAATCAAATAA
- the groL gene encoding chaperonin GroEL (60 kDa chaperone family; promotes refolding of misfolded polypeptides especially under stressful conditions; forms two stacked rings of heptamers to form a barrel-shaped 14mer; ends can be capped by GroES; misfolded proteins enter the barrel where they are refolded when GroES binds) produces MAKQLLYSDEARRKILSGVEQLARAVKVTLGPKGRNVVIDKKFGSPTITKDGVTVAKEVELEDSFENMGAQMVKEVAEKTSDIAGDGTTTATVLAEAIYREGLKNVTAGSNPMSLKRGIEKAVERVVEDLSKLSTPIKDKKEIAQVASIAANSDTAIGELIAEAMDKVGKDGVITVEEAKSTATTLEVVEGMQFDQGYLSPYFVTDAERMEVLLEDPYILIYEKKISSIKDILPMLEKIARTGKPLLIIAEEVDGEALATLVVNKIRGTFVACAVKAPGYGDRRKAMLEDIAILTGGKAITEDLGIKLESVDVDELGRAKKVKIDKENTTIVEGAGKDAAIKARVAQLKKQIDDTDSDYDKEKLQERLAKLAGGVAVINVGAATETEMKEKKARVEDALHATRAASQEGIVPGGGVALVRSIPGLEKMKLEGDEKIGADIVKRAIEEPLRQIAQNAGLEGSVVVQRIKQEKANIGYDVNQNEYVDMIEAGVIDPTKVTRSALQNAASIAALLLTTETVITDKPEKEDKMPPMPPGGMGGGMGGMY; encoded by the coding sequence ATGGCAAAACAGTTATTATACAGTGATGAAGCCCGCCGCAAGATTCTTAGCGGTGTTGAGCAACTGGCCAGAGCCGTTAAGGTTACTTTAGGGCCAAAGGGCCGCAATGTTGTAATTGATAAGAAATTTGGTTCTCCTACAATTACAAAAGACGGTGTTACAGTGGCAAAAGAAGTTGAATTGGAAGATTCCTTTGAGAATATGGGTGCCCAGATGGTAAAAGAAGTTGCAGAGAAAACTTCTGATATCGCTGGCGATGGAACCACTACAGCTACAGTTTTAGCTGAAGCAATCTATCGTGAAGGCTTGAAGAATGTTACAGCAGGGTCAAACCCGATGTCGTTAAAAAGGGGTATTGAGAAAGCTGTTGAGAGAGTAGTTGAGGATTTAAGCAAACTTTCTACTCCTATTAAAGATAAAAAAGAAATTGCTCAGGTTGCTTCAATTGCAGCTAATTCTGATACAGCAATTGGCGAGTTAATTGCCGAAGCAATGGATAAAGTAGGAAAAGACGGAGTTATTACTGTTGAAGAAGCTAAGTCAACAGCAACTACATTAGAAGTTGTTGAAGGTATGCAATTTGATCAAGGATATCTTTCTCCGTATTTTGTTACCGACGCAGAGAGAATGGAAGTACTTTTAGAGGATCCGTATATCCTTATATATGAGAAGAAGATTTCTTCTATTAAGGATATCCTTCCAATGTTGGAGAAAATTGCACGTACCGGAAAACCGCTTTTGATTATTGCTGAAGAAGTTGACGGTGAGGCTCTTGCTACATTAGTAGTAAATAAGATCCGTGGGACATTTGTTGCTTGCGCAGTTAAAGCTCCGGGTTATGGAGATAGGCGTAAAGCAATGCTTGAAGATATTGCTATTCTTACCGGTGGTAAAGCAATAACTGAGGATTTGGGGATAAAATTAGAGAGTGTTGATGTTGATGAGTTAGGACGCGCTAAAAAAGTTAAAATTGATAAAGAGAATACAACGATAGTTGAAGGTGCAGGTAAAGATGCGGCAATCAAAGCAAGAGTCGCCCAGCTTAAAAAACAGATAGACGATACTGATTCAGATTATGATAAAGAAAAGCTTCAGGAACGTTTAGCTAAATTAGCTGGCGGAGTTGCTGTTATCAATGTAGGCGCTGCAACCGAAACCGAAATGAAAGAGAAAAAGGCAAGAGTTGAAGATGCTTTGCATGCGACAAGAGCTGCTTCTCAGGAAGGTATTGTTCCTGGAGGTGGAGTTGCTTTAGTTCGTTCGATTCCCGGCCTTGAGAAAATGAAACTTGAAGGTGATGAGAAGATCGGAGCTGATATTGTAAAAAGAGCAATTGAAGAGCCGCTAAGACAGATTGCGCAAAACGCCGGTCTTGAGGGTTCTGTGGTTGTTCAACGCATAAAGCAGGAAAAAGCAAATATCGGATATGATGTGAATCAGAATGAATATGTTGATATGATTGAAGCGGGTGTCATTGATCCAACAAAAGTAACTCGTTCTGCTTTACAAAATGCAGCAAGTATCGCAGCCTTGTTACTTACTACTGAAACAGTGATTACTGATAAACCTGAAAAGGAAGATAAAATGCCGCCTATGCCACCAGGAGGAATGGGTGGAGGTATGGGGGGAATGTATTAA
- a CDS encoding GuaB3 family IMP dehydrogenase-related protein — MAEWIGIGRRARRCYGFDEIALVPGAQTVNPNEVNISFEIDGKKFKVPILAAAMDGVVDVKFAIEMSELGGIAVLNLDGVQTRYENPDSVLEQISKATPQKATELIQSVYTTPIKEKLVTKRVAEIKKKKGTAVVSCIPAHAEKFSKLAIAAGADMFVVQSTVTTTKHIAKEYKSLDLFKFCKQTKIPVIIGNCVTYETTVGLMETGAAALLIGVGPGAACTTRGVLGIGVPQVTATVDAAAARDFHFKRTGKYVSIITDGGMNRGGDICRAIACGADAVMIGSSFARAKEAPGRGYHWGMATSHVNLPRGTRIYVGTTGTLKEILFGPARVDDGSQNLMGALKTSMGSLGASNVKEMHDVEIIIAPSIQTEGKIFQASQKVGMGK; from the coding sequence ATGGCAGAGTGGATAGGAATAGGAAGGCGAGCTCGTAGATGTTATGGTTTTGATGAAATTGCGCTTGTCCCAGGCGCGCAAACAGTTAATCCTAATGAGGTAAATATTTCTTTTGAAATTGATGGTAAGAAGTTTAAAGTTCCTATTCTAGCCGCTGCGATGGACGGCGTAGTTGATGTTAAATTTGCGATTGAAATGTCCGAGCTTGGTGGTATAGCTGTTTTAAATCTTGACGGCGTTCAGACTCGTTATGAGAATCCCGATAGCGTTTTGGAACAGATTTCCAAAGCAACTCCTCAAAAAGCCACAGAATTGATTCAGTCAGTTTATACGACACCGATAAAAGAGAAATTAGTTACTAAGCGTGTTGCTGAAATAAAAAAGAAGAAGGGGACTGCAGTTGTAAGTTGTATCCCTGCTCATGCCGAGAAATTCTCTAAATTAGCAATAGCTGCGGGTGCTGATATGTTTGTAGTTCAGTCTACTGTGACTACAACTAAACACATCGCAAAGGAATACAAAAGCCTTGATTTATTTAAATTCTGCAAACAAACCAAAATCCCAGTTATTATAGGTAATTGTGTTACTTATGAGACAACTGTTGGTTTAATGGAGACTGGAGCTGCAGCTTTATTAATTGGCGTTGGCCCAGGCGCAGCTTGCACAACCAGAGGAGTATTGGGGATTGGAGTCCCTCAGGTTACAGCAACAGTAGATGCAGCAGCTGCAAGAGATTTTCATTTTAAGAGAACCGGTAAATATGTTTCAATAATTACTGATGGCGGGATGAATCGCGGTGGGGATATCTGTAGGGCAATTGCCTGCGGAGCAGATGCGGTAATGATTGGCTCAAGTTTTGCAAGGGCAAAAGAAGCTCCGGGAAGAGGTTATCATTGGGGTATGGCTACATCTCATGTGAACCTGCCTCGCGGAACCCGTATTTATGTCGGGACTACAGGTACGCTTAAAGAAATTCTTTTTGGCCCTGCAAGAGTTGACGATGGGTCGCAGAATCTTATGGGAGCTTTAAAAACTTCCATGGGCTCATTAGGGGCATCTAATGTAAAAGAGATGCATGATGTGGAAATAATCATTGCTCCTTCGATCCAGACAGAAGGCAAAATATTCCAAGCTTCACAAAAAGTAGGAATGGGAAAATGA
- the guaA gene encoding glutamine-hydrolyzing GMP synthase has product MTRQTVVILDFGSQYTQLIARRVRENKVFSKIVPFNMSAKEIASLNPKGLILSGGPASVIDKKKSPYPDKGIFKLGVPILGICYGMQVISEMLGGKVRHTKSREFGKAELFIDDNRDLFSHLPGNFTCWASHGDYVTKLPSGFRTIAHTLNSPIAAISSKQKKIYGVQFHPEVTHTDKGNQILSNFLFRICGCLSRWTMQSFIKESTENTKKLLGKDKVVLGLSGGVDSSVAALLLHKAIGKNLRCIFIDNGLLRKDEPQQIKNIFRNMYHLNLDYVDRSKRFLVRLKGVTDPEEKRKIIGDEFVKVFEEEADKVKGVKFLGQGTLYPDVIESISVTGAPSSRIKSHHNVGGLPAHMKLKLVEPLRDLFKDEVRQIGKELGLPEAILFRQPFPGPGLAIRIIGEITQERLDVLREVDLRVIEEIRKAGLYEQIWQSFAILLPIKSVGVMGDERTYENVVAIRCVSSFDGMTADWVKLPYEIMERISNRIINEVKGVNRVVYDISSKPPATIEWE; this is encoded by the coding sequence ATGACAAGACAAACAGTAGTAATATTAGATTTTGGTTCACAGTATACCCAGTTAATTGCACGTAGGGTTAGAGAAAATAAAGTATTCTCTAAGATTGTTCCGTTTAATATGAGCGCCAAAGAAATTGCAAGTTTAAACCCTAAAGGATTGATACTTTCCGGAGGCCCTGCTTCCGTAATAGATAAAAAGAAAAGCCCTTATCCTGATAAAGGAATCTTTAAGTTAGGGGTTCCTATTTTAGGGATTTGTTATGGGATGCAGGTTATTTCGGAGATGCTTGGTGGGAAGGTTAGACATACTAAGAGCCGTGAATTCGGTAAAGCGGAACTTTTTATTGATGATAACCGTGACCTTTTTAGCCATTTACCCGGAAATTTTACCTGTTGGGCTAGTCATGGAGATTATGTAACTAAGCTTCCTTCGGGATTCCGTACTATAGCGCATACTCTTAACTCTCCGATTGCTGCGATTTCTAGCAAACAAAAAAAGATTTACGGAGTGCAGTTTCATCCGGAGGTAACGCATACCGACAAAGGAAATCAGATCCTAAGCAACTTCTTATTTAGAATTTGCGGATGCCTTTCCCGCTGGACAATGCAATCTTTCATTAAAGAATCAACTGAAAATACTAAAAAGCTCCTTGGTAAGGATAAGGTTGTTTTAGGTTTGTCAGGAGGGGTTGATTCTTCAGTTGCCGCATTGCTACTACACAAGGCAATCGGTAAGAATCTCCGTTGTATTTTTATAGATAACGGGCTTTTAAGAAAAGATGAGCCGCAGCAGATAAAGAATATTTTCCGCAATATGTATCATCTGAATTTAGATTATGTAGATAGAAGTAAAAGGTTCCTTGTGCGTCTTAAAGGCGTTACGGATCCGGAAGAAAAAAGAAAAATTATTGGTGATGAGTTTGTTAAGGTTTTTGAAGAAGAAGCTGATAAAGTAAAGGGAGTTAAATTTTTAGGGCAAGGTACTTTGTATCCGGATGTAATAGAGTCAATATCTGTTACCGGAGCGCCTTCCAGCAGGATTAAAAGCCATCATAACGTCGGTGGTTTGCCGGCTCACATGAAGCTAAAATTGGTTGAACCATTAAGAGATTTATTTAAAGATGAAGTCCGACAGATCGGGAAAGAATTAGGTTTGCCTGAAGCTATACTTTTCCGTCAGCCTTTCCCCGGACCTGGCCTTGCGATAAGGATTATCGGCGAGATTACTCAAGAGAGGCTTGATGTGTTAAGAGAAGTAGATTTAAGGGTTATTGAAGAGATAAGAAAAGCAGGATTGTATGAACAAATCTGGCAGTCATTTGCGATTTTGCTTCCAATAAAAAGCGTTGGAGTAATGGGTGATGAACGCACCTATGAAAATGTTGTAGCAATAAGATGTGTTTCTAGCTTTGACGGTATGACTGCTGACTGGGTTAAACTACCCTATGAAATCATGGAAAGAATTTCCAACCGCATAATCAACGAAGTAAAAGGCGTTAACCGCGTTGTTTATGATATTAGTTCTAAACCACCTGCTACTATTGAGTGGGAATAA